The genome window CAGCGGTTACGGCCTCCCGTCCGATCATAGGTCTTCCTCTGCTAGGATATCAGATCTTCTATATCTTATTCCGGGCGAGTAAGCTCTGTATCATTCTCGATCAGTCGCTTCTCTCTAGTTATTAATTTATTACTTTTATGCTATTCTGGGGATCTAAATAGGATCAGAAAGTGTTCATATAAGAATCATTAGATTTCTCTGATATAAAATATAAATCTTTAATTTTTCAGCATGAAAAGCTAATTTTTGATTTTAAATACCAAAAATTAAACAATTTACAGTGTAGTAGAATGAATTTCCTTGACAGCTGATCTGAAGCCGTGCAAATTCTATTGAATATGTGATAATCAGATTGGCAGGTGTGATATGGATGATATTTTGATGGCAATGTGCCGCGATGAAGATGATAAAATGGTGCTCACATTGGTCAGTTATATTCGGACTAAAGGATTGAAGGCTGGTGATAAGTTACCATCGATCAGAAGTTTTGCCTCGGAATTAAATCTTTCCCAAAGTCAAGTTCGTTCGGGGTTTATGAGAGCTTCGGCTTTAGGGTTGATTAAAATAGTCCCTCGTTCAGGTTGTTATATGGCAAATCTGGGAATTTCTGAACTTATCGGGCCATTCGCTTTGTTATTTGAAGCTTTGTATATGAATGTACAACTTCCTCTTTTTGACCTTTATGAATTGAAGACTACATTGGAGAGAGGCATCTCTAAACGGGTTGCTAAAATAAGAACGATTGAAGAACTAGCCCAGTTGAAAGCCATAATTGACTCTATGGATAAAGTCTCAGAGCAAAGTGAAATGGTGCTCCTTGATGAGCAATTTCATAATAAATTGGCAGAATGTTCTAGGAATCCTCTATTTTATTCTATAATAAATGTCATTCATTCAATGCTACGGGAATCCCGGATGAAATATTCAGACTTTGTTTCAGAATTTCCTCAATCAATAAAAGATCATAAGGATTTATATGAAGCTTTAAAGGAGCAAGATGAATTGCTTTCCGGTAAAATAGCCGAAAGGCACAGCAATCGTCGAATTGAGAGGCTAGCACTGGACTATTGATTGATGATTGTATCTGTTGGGTTCTGGCATTGTTAAATTTTTTTTAATCTTACTTTTGCTAAGAGAAATAAACTACACCTAAAGTGGAAGACTCTTTATTTCTATGAAAATAGAACATGAAATATTTTCAACCATTAAGTGTTGTAAAAAGTCAATTTTATACAATCTATTCGCCATATTGCACTTATTATGTCAAAGTATTTTCTAAAATTACCGTGATGAAATATATTTTCAAAGTAATTGCTCATAGAATCAGTATCAATTTAGATACTATTGTTGATGCTACAAAAAAGGTTTTTCCCATATGAGAAAAGGTGTTTTCTCCGGAACAGTTCCTGTGAAGTTCTAAGACTAATTTAATCTAAAAATCATTCAAATCTGCTTGAACTATATGAGAGAAGAATTCATTTGCAAGTGAATATTTTTCAGAGAAGAGCACATTTAAATATTTTGATAGCCAATTTTGAAGATTAGTAAAAATGATTCAAATACATATAATGTATGAAAATATGCTACATTCTAAGAAAGAATTTGGATTCTGATTAGCAATTATATACGGATTTTGGTAATAAATAATTTTTTATTGACAAATAGAATTTGAGTGCTATAATTTACAAATCCCAATCTGATAATCAGTGATTAGCAGATTGGATTCCTTATGTATATAAGGGAAATTGCAAAAAGGATGGTATACGAATTTTTAGTCAAATCTACAGTGGATTTACTAAGTATGTAGCCATTAGGAGGTTGTTTTGAAAGTGAAAAGAATGATTGTGATGATTGCTTGTGTTCTGTTGTCTTCAACTGCTTTGTTTGCCAATGGTACCCCTGAGGAATATCCAAATAAGGATGTTGAATTTATAGTAAGCTCAGGAGCTGGTGGTGGTACAGATGCTATCTCTCGAAAAATTTCCCAGCTTGCTGAAAAAGAATTGGGAACTGCTATCTATTTTGTTAACAAGCCTGGTGCCGATGATGCTGTTGGACCAAATTTGCTAATGGGAGCCAAACCTGATGGTTATACAATTGGTAACTTTAACTATGGTTCAATCATCAATGCACCTTTTACCGGCCTTATCAAAGGTTATGATCTAGCAAAAGTTCAGATATTTGCTTTAATTACCCAGGAGCCTGATGCGCTTATGGTTACAAAAAACTCTCCTTATACAACTTTTGATGAGTTTATTGAGGCAGCGAAAGCAAATCCTGGAAAAATTAAAGTTGCCGATCAGGGAATTGGTAGCCGAGTAAACTTACTTGCTCTTAAGATTCAGGACTTCTATGGTGTGCAGTTCAACATGATTTCTTACCAAGGCTCCGCTCCTCAGCGAGAAGCAATACTTAACGGAGAAGTTGATGCAGCAATCACCAGTCTTGGGGACTTCGCACCCTTACTTAACTCCGGTGATGCAATCGGTGTAGTAGAATTTAGCTCAACTCAAAATGGTGGTTTTCCAACAGTTCCTAACAGCGTGGAACTCGGCTTGGACGACAGCTTACTCTCAGGATCTTTCTTGACTCTTGCAGCTCCTGTAGAAACGCCTGCTGAAATTATCGAAAAACTTACTAAGGCTTTTGGTTCAGCAGCAACTAGCACAGAGTTTTCTGAATGGACTAAAACTGTTGGTGTAACTCCAGATTTTAAAAGTGGACCAGAATTGAAAGCTTTCATTGACGGAAAGATTGAAGGTGAAACTAAAGCTCTACAGGCTCTTAAGGACGCTGGTGTTCTGTAGGAGTATAACACCTTCTACTTCAGAGGTTCTGTTGTGAATTATTAAAACTACTTTCGCATGCATACTGCCATGCGAAAGTAATTCTATTTTGTTGAATATAGATCCTCACATACTTAACTGGAGATGTGCTTTGGAGTTTTTAAAATGAATAATATAAAAAGATATCTACAATCAAAGGTAATCATTCCTTTATGTGTACAGGTAGTTCTCACCATCTATGTGGTCAGTGCTTTACAACTTGCACCTCCTATTGTAAATAGGATGCTTTCTGAATCTTCTTTTCCCTTTGTTATCTTTCTTATTGCTACACCTGCTGCCATCAAATTACTGTTTGATGGAGTTAAGGAGGTAAAAACAGAGATTTCTGAAGGTAAGGAAATAGTTTATGTCCGAAAGAGTATTAAGCCATTATTGATTGTTCTAATAATGGCCGTGTTTATTCTGTTATTTGAGCTGCTTGGTTTTAGTATTCTTGCTCCTCTATATGTGTTTTTCTTTATGCTGGTTTATGACGATAGGCCTGAAAAAATAGTTAAGAAAATTTCTTATTCTCTTCTTGTTGCTATCGTGGTTTATGTAATGTATGTATTCGCATTTGATATTAGATTTCCTGAGATTTGGAGGTAAGTTATGGATCAGATACTACAGATTCTCAGCGGAACCTTAGTTGTTCTTCAACCGTTGGCCCTTTTGTATCTTTTTGTGGGCTTTTTTATTGGTATAATCTTTGGTGCATTACCGGGACTTACTTCGATGCTTGCCATCGTTTTGCTTCTTCCAATGACATATACAATGCCTATGACATATGCATTGATTATGTGTATGGGTGTCTATATGTCAGGAATCTATTCAGGAAGTATTACTGCAATAACCATCAGTATTCCAGGGGCACCATCGGCACTCATGACGTGTATGGAAGGTCATCCTTTGATGAAGAAGGGACAGGGTGCAAAAGCTATCGGACACGCCACTATCGGTTCGGCAATAGGTGGGTCTATTGGCGCTCTCCTGCTTATCTTTGTTTCTCCTTTGGCCCTTAAGCTTGCATTGAAAATCAGGACCCCTGGTAAATTTTCCCTTATTTTATTTGCCCTTATAGTGATTGTTATAGTCGAAAAGAAAAGAACCAAGGCTATAATTTCAATGGCATTTGGTATCATTCTTTCTACAGTTGGAATGGACCCTCTTAAATCAGTATCCCGGTTCACATTTGGTAATCCTAATCTTATAGAAGGGATTGATTTGACCACATTGATAATTGGAGCTTTTGCTATAAGTGAATTGTTTGCCCAGGCCACTGTAAATAATACAGAATACTCCAAGATGACAAGTGCTGCTAACAGCATAAAGTTTAAACGGAAAGATTTTTTTCCTCCTTTAAAAGAGATGAAGGAGATAGGATTCCTTACATATATTAAAAGTGCTTTTACTGGATATCTAATCGGTGTATTACCAGGAGCAGGTGCCTCTATGGCTGGATTCGTCTCCTATGTAGAAGCCAAAAGAACCTCCAAACATCCTGAAAGATTCGGTAAAGGTGCTATTGATGGGCTCGTCGCATCAGAAACTGCAAATAATGCGATGTGTGGTGGCGCTTTAGTTCCCATGCTCGCTTTGGGTATTCCTGGAGATGGTACGACGGCAATTATTCTTGGTGTTCTCATGGTATATGGTGTCGTTCCTGGTCCTAATCTTTTAGTCAAGCAAATGGCTGTCATTGCACCAATGTATATGGCACTCCTTATCAGTGCCGGGATACTTTTACCGCTATCTCTTTTTCTGTTTGGTCCCTATTATCTTAAAATTGTGAGGATTAATCGTCTTGTCCTGTACAGTGGGATAGCTTTGATCGCAATCTTGGGCGTCTTTGCTGCTACTTATTCTGTTTTTCAAATGGGTGTTGCCTTGGTTATTGGAGTGGTTATGTATTACTTCAAGAAACAGAAATATCCAAATGTGCCCTTCATATTAGCAGTCATTTTAGGTCCTCTATGCGAACAATATTTGAGAACTTCTCTCACTTTGAGCAGTGGCAACCCAATGGTATTTATTACTAATTTTGATAGTTTGTTTTTCATTTTGCTCACGATTGCTTTCGTTATCCTTTTACCAAGAGCCAATAGACGGTCTGAAGCTTTGGAAAAAGAAAGAAATCGAGAAAATTGTAAATGTTAAAAAAAAATCAGAATGATGTAAAAACAAAATTGCAAAACGGCAAGAAAGTTCTGGGAGCTTGGGCTCAGGCTGGGAGTAATATCACTGCAGAAGTGATGGCTGATTCAGGAATGGATTTCATTATCATCGATATGGAGCATTCTCCCATTGATCTTCCTGTCCTTGTTACTCAGTTTCAGGCTATGAACGGATATCCTGCAGTACCCTTTGTGCGGGCTCCCTGGAATGACTTTGTACAGATTAAAAGGATACTGGATGCAGGTGCTTTTGGTATCATCATTCCTAACGTTGAGACCGTTGAGGAGGCTAAGAAAGCCATATCTGCTGTGAAGTATCCTATGGCAGGAATCCGTGGAGTAGCTGGCAGTACCAGGGCTGCTCATTATGGAAATGATTCTCTTTCTTATTTTGTAAAAGCAAACGAAGAGGTAATGCTCATTTTGATGATTGAGTCTCCCAGGGGAATTGAAAATCTGGATGAGATCCTCAAGCTTGAAGGCTTTGACGGAATCATGGTCGGTCCTGTCGACCTTGCCACAACAATGGGATATTTAGGAAATCCAGAAGTTCCTGAAGCTAAACAAGCACTTGAATCCATTGAGAAGAAGGTTATTGCATCTGGAAAATATCTCATGGCCCTTAGTTCTGATTGGGAAGGAGCTAAAAACAAGTTTGCAAAAGGAGCCCATCTTGTGACTTGTATGTCTGACACTCTTTCTCTAGGTGTGTTGGCGCGTAAAAATGTAGATCGGTTTTCTGAAATATATTCATAAGACCAATTTAATTTATCAGGTTTGGATTATTACACAAAAGATATGATCAATTTGAATCTTGTATCATTGTGGGGTTTTGAAAAAATAGTAGGTCATCAGATATTTGAGAATGTATTTGAAAAACTAGACATAAAAATACATTGGTTTAAAGTGAATTGTTATATCCCATTATATAAGGATAAGAAATGAAATTGACAGCGGTAGAACGGTTAAAAGCAGGTGAAAGGATCATAGGAACTATGGTCAGAATGGTGAGAAATACATCAATTGCTAGTCTTGCAAAGTTTGGTGGTCTTGATTTTATCATGTTAGATATGGAACACGGATCGTATACGATTGAAAATGCAGAAGATATTGCAAAGGTTGCAAGAGCTTCCAATGTGGGTATTTTTGCTAGAGTCCCAGAACTTGCCAGAAGCTACGTTTCCCGTCTAATGGATGCAGGTGTGGAAGGTATAATGGTGCCAATGGTAAATAATGCGGACGAAGCTCAAAAGTTAGTGGACTGGTCCCGCTATGCTCCCCTTGGGAAGAGAGGGTTGGGAACAAATGGTGGTTTGACTGAATATCAGGGAATTGGAACTGATGCTATGACGTTTATGGCTTCCCAGAATAAAAAAACCCTAGCTATTGCACAAATAGAGACTGCCCAGGCCATCGAAAACATTGAAGACATAGCCGCAGTTGAGGGTATTGATGTCCTTTTAATAGGACCTAATGATTTATCAATCTCACTGGGTGTTCCTGGGAAGTTGTTTGATCCGCTTGTACAGGATGCCATTCTTAAGGTCGCTGAATGCGCTGCCCGTAATAACAAGGTATTTTCCATGCATGCAGGTGACGCCTTATTGGATATCTATAAAGATCGTATGCAGATGATCATGAATTCTATAGACATAGATGTTATTGGTCAGGGTTTTTCTGCAATTTCCAAAAAATATAGGAAATAGTATACAAGATGAAAACAGTTCTGATTCCTCATGATATTGCAGAAGAAGGAAAAGATTTTCTCAGAGAAAGAGGATATTTGGTCAAGTTAGGTCGGGGATCTGATAAATCATCACTTTTGCTAGATGTTCCTGATGCAGATGCAATTCTTTTTCGAAACGAAGCATATGATGCAGAAGTATTACAGGCTGCAAAAAAACTGAAAGTCATGAGCCGCCATGGCGTTGGTGTTGATAAGGTAGACTTGAAAGCAGCAGAAGAACTAGGTATATGGGTCACCAATGGACCAACTTCTAATTCAAATACAGTTGCTGAGATGGCTCTTGGAACCATTATCGCTTTGGGGAGAAACTTGGTCGCTAGTAACCGGGCCACCCATTCTCTAGATTTCGAGTTTCGAAACAGGACAATCGGCATCGACCTGCAAGGGAAAACATTAGCATTGATCGGTTTGGGAAAGATAGGTCTGCTTCTAGCACAGAAAGCTCACTATGGGCTTGGTATGAAAGTAGTTGCCTTTGATTTTAGAAAAGATGCAAAGTCGTTTCCTTCCTATGTCAGACGATTAGAATCATTTGATGATGCCTTCAGAGAAGGTGACTTTGTTTCGATTCATTATCCTTCAAATGGTAATAACGACCGCACCATTACTCTCAAACAGTTCAAGCTGATGAAGAAAAGTGCTTACTTCATAAATCTGGCTAGAGGGGAGCTTTTGGTGGAAAAAGATCTGGTAGAAGCGTTGTCTTCTTCTCTGATAGCAGGCGCTGCTTTGGATGTGTATGACCATGAACCACCTCATGAGAATAATCCGCTGCTGGCTTTAGAAAATGTTCTGCTGACTCCCCACAATGCATCACTTACAACTGATTGTATGGTGCGAATGGCTTTGCATGCTGCCCAGGGAATTGATGAAGTCCTTTCTGGGAAGGAACCGACTTGGCCGGTAAATCACCCCGGTAATCCACGAAAGTAAAGGATGAATTTTGAATACAGATTAAATTCTAGAACTGAGACCAATAATACATCATATGTGAGCCTATTTTAAAGTTAGATGGCTGACATGTCAGTACACATTCGTTGTGAAGCTACTGTCGTAGTTTGCTGACTATAGAGAACTTAAAAATCTGTTATGTATAGATGTTAAAATCTAAAAACAGATTATAAATATTTATTTTTTTGGAGGATTGAAGTGAAAATTGGATTTATAGGACTGGGAATCATGGGCAAACCCATGGTAAAAAACCTGCTGAAAGCAGGTCACGAAATTGTAGCTTTTGATTTGAATTCAGAAAGCCTTAAAGAAGTGACAGCCGCTGGTGCAGTTGCTGGTACTTCTGCTGCCGATGTGGCCTCTAAGACACCCTTGGTCATTACCATGCTTCCCAATTCACCACATGTAAAGACTGTTGTTATGGGAAAGGAGGGAGTTCTTGAGGGAGCTAAGGAAGGTATGATACTCATTGATATGAGTTCCATCGCTCCTTTGGCCAGTCAGGAAATCAATAAGGCTTGTTCCGAAAAGAAAGTTAAGATGCTTGATGCTCCTGTTTCTGGTGGCGAACCAAAAGCTGTTGACGGAACACTGGCTATTATGGTTGGCGGAGATAAGGCTCTTTTTGAAGAAGTAAAAGACTTGCTCCTCGTCATGGGTGCAACTGCTGTTCATTGTGGAAGCATCGGTGCTGGAAATACTACTAAACTTGCCAACCAAATTATTGTTGCCCTCAATATTGCTGCAGTTTCTGAAGCTTTTACCTTAGTTAAAAAGGCTGGAGTTGATCCCCAATTAGTATTCGACGCTATTAAGGGTGGTCTAGCAGGCTCCACAGTTTTGAATGCTAAAGCTCCTATGATGATGGATAGCAATTTCAAACCTGGTTTCAAGATCGATCTCCATATTAAGGATTTAGCCAATGCTATGGATACAGGACATGGAACAGGATCTCCTCTCCCACTTACTGCTTCTGTTCGTGAAATGATGGAGACTCTTCATGCAGATGGGAATGGCGGAGACGACCACAGTGCTCTTGCAAAGTATTATGCAAAAGTAAGTGGAATGAAAATAGGTAAATAGGAAAAATTAATGGATACTGCTTTTATAAAGGGAATCATCCCCCCAATTGTTACACCGATAACTAAGGATGAGAAAATTGATGAGAATGCTCTCCGAAATCTAGTTGATTTCCTAATTGAAGGGGGATGTTCTGGAATTCTAGCCTTTGGTTCAAATGGTGAATTCTATATGATGGAAGAAAATGAGATGGAAGAGGGTCTTAAAATTATTATAGACCAAACGTCCGGTCGTGTACCTGTTTATATGGGTATTGGTTCCATAAGAACTAGTAAGTGCATTCGCATTGCCCGTATGGGAGTTCGTTGCGGGGCTAGAAGTATCTCTATCCTACAGCCAATGTTTATTAAACCTACAGATGATGAACTAAAGACGCACATCCGATCAATTGCTGAAAGTGTACCGGACGTTCCTGTGTTGCTTTATAACAATCCGGGTAGGACAGGGTATGCAATGAGTCAGGACCTTGTTGAGGACCTTGCTCATACAGTCCCCAATCTGGTGGGAATGAAGGATAGTAGCGGCGATTTAACACAAACTATAGAGTTCATAAGGCGAAATGCTGATGTAAATTTCAAGGTTATGTGTGGTAAGGATACTTTGATCTATTCCGGTTTAGGTGTCGGTGCTGTGGGAGCTGTCTGCTCCACTGCAAATTATGCTCCTAAGTTGGTTACTTCTATATATGAAAAATATGTTTCTGGAGATATCAAGGGTTCTCTTGAGGCTCAATTTGCATTAAATCCGATTAGGTTGATAATTGATAAATCAAGCTTCCCAGTTGCTACAAAGGATTATGCAAACCTAGTAGGTACCAAGGTCGGAGTTCCTTTTCTCCCGAATAAACCATCACCTCCAGAGCAGATGGAATGTCTGAAGCAGGAGCTGGTTAAAGGTGGATTTTCTGTTGTTGATTAGAAATCCTTTTGTAATATAAAAAATAAAAGGGGCTGTCTTAGAAGTCATAGATTGCCTCTTTATTTTTGTACTAAGTCTTAGCTTTTGCCAAACATAATTCTTGTCATATATTTATTTTATATCTAAAAATCTAATTTCTCTGCTCTGCTTCAGACATTATCATTTTGAGTTAGTCGTCGATTAAATTACTTTAATAGAACAGTATTATTCTATTGTGTAACCCTTGAGACGTTCTTCATTTTTCAGGGTATAATAGCAGATAATTCAATAGGATATAAAAATGAATCTTACAAATAATCAGAAAAATGAAATAATATCCTTCTGTGCCGAATTGGTTAGAAATGCGGGTGATTCGGGAAGAGAAGGGGATACTGCACAGTGTGTTTTTCAAAAAATGAAAGACCTTGGATATGATGAGGTTCAAGTTGATGAATACGGCTCTGTTCTTGGAATTTTAAACGGTTCGTTGCCCGGACCGACACTCCTTTTTGATGGTCATATGGATGTGGTTCCCGTGAGGGATCAAGGCTCATGGGAACATGAACCCTATGGTGCGGAACTTTCAGAAGGCCGCATGTGGGGACGGGGTACCACAGATATGAAGGGTGCTCTTGCTGCCATGATTTGTGCAGCCTCCTACCTGAACCGGGCAGAAATCCATGGAAGAATTCTTGTCTCAGCCTCCGTTGCCGAAGAACTGCTCATCGGGACGGCTTTAGATCTTATTTTAAACAAATTCTCCGTTGATGCCGTTGTTATCCCTGAACCGACAAGCCTGAATCTGGGCTATGCCGAGAAAGGCCGGGCGAGTATAGAGATGATTTGCCAGGGAACTGTGGCTCATAGCAGCCGTCCCGATTTAGGTGATAATGCAGTGTACCGAATGATGGAAGCTGTAAAAAGAATCCGAGCCCTTTCAAAGAGAACTCATCCCGTCCTGGGGAATGAAGTGATTGAGCTGGTAGAAATCTCATCCCTGCCTAGTCCTGGAAATGGATCCATCCCGGGGACATGTCGAGCTTTATGGGAATGCCGCTTACTGCCTGGAGAAACAAAGGAGGGATTTCTTGAGCGTTGGAAGGTCGCTCTTGAAGCTGTGGGTAGGACTGAAATCAGAATTGCCGATTACAAATTGAGTTCTTATACGGGACAAACCATGAAAATGGATGATTTTCTCCCTGGCTGGATGACACAAAATGTAAATAAGGGATTTACTGCCCTGGTGTCTGAATCCATAAGAGAGGGTGGAAGAACCCTAGAATACTATGCTGCGCCTTATGGTTGTAATGCCCTGGTCAGTGCAGCCAAAAAAAATATTCCCACGGTCATTCTCGGCCCCGGGGATATTGCTCTTGCGCATAAACCAAACGAAAATATCTTGATCGAGGACCTATTGGCGGCCGCGGATATTTACCAAAGGATTTGTGTCAAAATGTCTGCAATCCAATATCTAGCTTAAGAATACTGAATTGCATTGCATCTTTAATGAATAATGCGCTTCAGGAATGTTTTTGTCCGTTCGTGCTTGGGAGCGGTGAATATGACATCGGGGGTACCTTGTTCAACGATCAGTCCTTCATCCATAAAAATTACCCGGTCGGCAACATCCCGGGCAAACTGCATTTCATGAGTCACTACAATCATGGTCATGCCGTCATCAGCAAGATCCTTCATAACATCAAGAACTTCACCAACCAATTCCGGGTCCAAGGCTGATGTTGGTTCGTCAAATAAAAGTATTTCCGGCTTCATGGCTAAGGAGCGGGCTATAGCCACTCTTTGCTGCTGTCCTCCGGAAAGCTTATTCGGGTAGACATCTCTTTTATCGGAGAGGCCGACTCTTTTGAGTAAATCTTCTGCTAAGGGGATGGCCTCTTTCTTAGACATCTTTTTGATGTGTACAGGCCCTTCTATTATATTTTCAAGAACAGTCATATGGGGGAAGAGGTTAAAACGCTGAAAAACCATACCAATATCCATTCTCAGTCTGGTAAGCTTTGTTTGTGAGGTGATTTCATTATTCTTAAAGAATACCTGCCCATATTCGATGCTTTCTAACCTATTGATGCATCGGAGTACAGTACTTTTTCCTGAGCCACTGGGTCCCAGGATGACAATCTTCTCACCTTTTTTCAGACTAAAATCGATACCCTTTAATACTTCAAGATCACCGAAGCGTTTATGTATA of Oceanispirochaeta crateris contains these proteins:
- a CDS encoding FadR/GntR family transcriptional regulator, whose amino-acid sequence is MDDILMAMCRDEDDKMVLTLVSYIRTKGLKAGDKLPSIRSFASELNLSQSQVRSGFMRASALGLIKIVPRSGCYMANLGISELIGPFALLFEALYMNVQLPLFDLYELKTTLERGISKRVAKIRTIEELAQLKAIIDSMDKVSEQSEMVLLDEQFHNKLAECSRNPLFYSIINVIHSMLRESRMKYSDFVSEFPQSIKDHKDLYEALKEQDELLSGKIAERHSNRRIERLALDY
- a CDS encoding Bug family tripartite tricarboxylate transporter substrate binding protein is translated as MKRMIVMIACVLLSSTALFANGTPEEYPNKDVEFIVSSGAGGGTDAISRKISQLAEKELGTAIYFVNKPGADDAVGPNLLMGAKPDGYTIGNFNYGSIINAPFTGLIKGYDLAKVQIFALITQEPDALMVTKNSPYTTFDEFIEAAKANPGKIKVADQGIGSRVNLLALKIQDFYGVQFNMISYQGSAPQREAILNGEVDAAITSLGDFAPLLNSGDAIGVVEFSSTQNGGFPTVPNSVELGLDDSLLSGSFLTLAAPVETPAEIIEKLTKAFGSAATSTEFSEWTKTVGVTPDFKSGPELKAFIDGKIEGETKALQALKDAGVL
- a CDS encoding tripartite tricarboxylate transporter TctB family protein; this encodes MNNIKRYLQSKVIIPLCVQVVLTIYVVSALQLAPPIVNRMLSESSFPFVIFLIATPAAIKLLFDGVKEVKTEISEGKEIVYVRKSIKPLLIVLIMAVFILLFELLGFSILAPLYVFFFMLVYDDRPEKIVKKISYSLLVAIVVYVMYVFAFDIRFPEIWR
- a CDS encoding tripartite tricarboxylate transporter permease; its protein translation is MDQILQILSGTLVVLQPLALLYLFVGFFIGIIFGALPGLTSMLAIVLLLPMTYTMPMTYALIMCMGVYMSGIYSGSITAITISIPGAPSALMTCMEGHPLMKKGQGAKAIGHATIGSAIGGSIGALLLIFVSPLALKLALKIRTPGKFSLILFALIVIVIVEKKRTKAIISMAFGIILSTVGMDPLKSVSRFTFGNPNLIEGIDLTTLIIGAFAISELFAQATVNNTEYSKMTSAANSIKFKRKDFFPPLKEMKEIGFLTYIKSAFTGYLIGVLPGAGASMAGFVSYVEAKRTSKHPERFGKGAIDGLVASETANNAMCGGALVPMLALGIPGDGTTAIILGVLMVYGVVPGPNLLVKQMAVIAPMYMALLISAGILLPLSLFLFGPYYLKIVRINRLVLYSGIALIAILGVFAATYSVFQMGVALVIGVVMYYFKKQKYPNVPFILAVILGPLCEQYLRTSLTLSSGNPMVFITNFDSLFFILLTIAFVILLPRANRRSEALEKERNRENCKC
- a CDS encoding HpcH/HpaI aldolase family protein; translated protein: MLKKNQNDVKTKLQNGKKVLGAWAQAGSNITAEVMADSGMDFIIIDMEHSPIDLPVLVTQFQAMNGYPAVPFVRAPWNDFVQIKRILDAGAFGIIIPNVETVEEAKKAISAVKYPMAGIRGVAGSTRAAHYGNDSLSYFVKANEEVMLILMIESPRGIENLDEILKLEGFDGIMVGPVDLATTMGYLGNPEVPEAKQALESIEKKVIASGKYLMALSSDWEGAKNKFAKGAHLVTCMSDTLSLGVLARKNVDRFSEIYS
- a CDS encoding HpcH/HpaI aldolase family protein, translated to MKLTAVERLKAGERIIGTMVRMVRNTSIASLAKFGGLDFIMLDMEHGSYTIENAEDIAKVARASNVGIFARVPELARSYVSRLMDAGVEGIMVPMVNNADEAQKLVDWSRYAPLGKRGLGTNGGLTEYQGIGTDAMTFMASQNKKTLAIAQIETAQAIENIEDIAAVEGIDVLLIGPNDLSISLGVPGKLFDPLVQDAILKVAECAARNNKVFSMHAGDALLDIYKDRMQMIMNSIDIDVIGQGFSAISKKYRK
- a CDS encoding hydroxyacid dehydrogenase, whose product is MKTVLIPHDIAEEGKDFLRERGYLVKLGRGSDKSSLLLDVPDADAILFRNEAYDAEVLQAAKKLKVMSRHGVGVDKVDLKAAEELGIWVTNGPTSNSNTVAEMALGTIIALGRNLVASNRATHSLDFEFRNRTIGIDLQGKTLALIGLGKIGLLLAQKAHYGLGMKVVAFDFRKDAKSFPSYVRRLESFDDAFREGDFVSIHYPSNGNNDRTITLKQFKLMKKSAYFINLARGELLVEKDLVEALSSSLIAGAALDVYDHEPPHENNPLLALENVLLTPHNASLTTDCMVRMALHAAQGIDEVLSGKEPTWPVNHPGNPRK
- the garR gene encoding 2-hydroxy-3-oxopropionate reductase, whose translation is MKIGFIGLGIMGKPMVKNLLKAGHEIVAFDLNSESLKEVTAAGAVAGTSAADVASKTPLVITMLPNSPHVKTVVMGKEGVLEGAKEGMILIDMSSIAPLASQEINKACSEKKVKMLDAPVSGGEPKAVDGTLAIMVGGDKALFEEVKDLLLVMGATAVHCGSIGAGNTTKLANQIIVALNIAAVSEAFTLVKKAGVDPQLVFDAIKGGLAGSTVLNAKAPMMMDSNFKPGFKIDLHIKDLANAMDTGHGTGSPLPLTASVREMMETLHADGNGGDDHSALAKYYAKVSGMKIGK
- a CDS encoding dihydrodipicolinate synthase family protein, which codes for MDTAFIKGIIPPIVTPITKDEKIDENALRNLVDFLIEGGCSGILAFGSNGEFYMMEENEMEEGLKIIIDQTSGRVPVYMGIGSIRTSKCIRIARMGVRCGARSISILQPMFIKPTDDELKTHIRSIAESVPDVPVLLYNNPGRTGYAMSQDLVEDLAHTVPNLVGMKDSSGDLTQTIEFIRRNADVNFKVMCGKDTLIYSGLGVGAVGAVCSTANYAPKLVTSIYEKYVSGDIKGSLEAQFALNPIRLIIDKSSFPVATKDYANLVGTKVGVPFLPNKPSPPEQMECLKQELVKGGFSVVD
- a CDS encoding M20/M25/M40 family metallo-hydrolase, whose protein sequence is MNLTNNQKNEIISFCAELVRNAGDSGREGDTAQCVFQKMKDLGYDEVQVDEYGSVLGILNGSLPGPTLLFDGHMDVVPVRDQGSWEHEPYGAELSEGRMWGRGTTDMKGALAAMICAASYLNRAEIHGRILVSASVAEELLIGTALDLILNKFSVDAVVIPEPTSLNLGYAEKGRASIEMICQGTVAHSSRPDLGDNAVYRMMEAVKRIRALSKRTHPVLGNEVIELVEISSLPSPGNGSIPGTCRALWECRLLPGETKEGFLERWKVALEAVGRTEIRIADYKLSSYTGQTMKMDDFLPGWMTQNVNKGFTALVSESIREGGRTLEYYAAPYGCNALVSAAKKNIPTVILGPGDIALAHKPNENILIEDLLAAADIYQRICVKMSAIQYLA
- a CDS encoding amino acid ABC transporter ATP-binding protein, with protein sequence MSENILTLVNIHKRFGDLEVLKGIDFSLKKGEKIVILGPSGSGKSTVLRCINRLESIEYGQVFFKNNEITSQTKLTRLRMDIGMVFQRFNLFPHMTVLENIIEGPVHIKKMSKKEAIPLAEDLLKRVGLSDKRDVYPNKLSGGQQQRVAIARSLAMKPEILLFDEPTSALDPELVGEVLDVMKDLADDGMTMIVVTHEMQFARDVADRVIFMDEGLIVEQGTPDVIFTAPKHERTKTFLKRIIH